The Deltaproteobacteria bacterium region AAGAAAAAAGTCCTTACTGTTGTGCTCGCAACTATCTTATCTTTCTCCTTTGTCGCAACTTCCGCTTGGGCAGGTTCTGAACAACGTTACAGATGGGAAGGGATAGCCATAGGCGTGGGAGCTGCTATTGTGGGAAATGCTCTCCTTAACGGTTGTTATTATCAGCCTCCTCCAGCGCCTGTTTGTTATAGCCGCCCGGTTGTTTATTATAGTCCGCCACCTGTTTATGTTGCGCCGCCAGTTGTTTACTACAGTCCGCAAGCTGTGCGTTACGGTCCTGCACCCCGGCGTCCCTATGGACATTGGAAACGACATGGTCCACATCGTCAGTAGCGTAGGTAAGTTAGAAGAATTCGCTTTCTTGAAAGGGGGTAAAAGGCTATGAAGAAGCGATCCTTAGCAGCATTGGCAGTTACAGTTTTGGGTATGGTTTTTGTCTTTGCAGTTGTTTACGCAGCTCAGCAGGCGGCTGATGAAATGACCATGAATTCAAAAGCCTACGATAAGCATAAAAAGGCCCTTGTCACCTTCACGCACAAGAAACACAATGTGGACTACAAGATTTCTTGCGCCGACTGTCACCACGTTTATGAATGTGGCAAGAACGTCTGGAAAGAGGGGAACGACGTCCAAAAATGCGATGTCTGTCACAGCCAGGCCAAGGCGCCAACAGGAAAAGACGCGCCAAAACTGAGCAAGAAGGAGAAGATTGCAAAATACCACTACTCAGCTATCCATGAGAACTGTGTGGGATGTCACAAGGATTTGAAGAAGGCCGGCAAACCTACCGGCCCTACGGCGTGCAAGCAGTGCCATCCCCAAAAACCGTCCTGATTTTCGCCCGCGAAGCGCTGCCGTCAAGGCAGAATCTTTGCCTTGACGGCAGCGTCGGTAAAGGCTATAGAAAATCACTCCACAAAAAAACTACTGGGCAACAAAGGAGGCTGAGTGATGAAAAGAACAATTTCAATCATTTTATGTCTCGCGCTGGCGATCTGTTTTTATTCCTGTGCAGGGCCGACATATCAACAAAGAGGAGCGAAAACAGGAGTTCTAATTGGGGCGGCAGGAGGCGCAATTCTAGGCCAGGTAATCGGTAGGAATACAGAAGCCACGCTTCTGGGGGCAGGAATTGGCGCCGCCGTGGGTGGTCTCTCCGGTCATCAGATCGGTGCAT contains the following coding sequences:
- a CDS encoding cytochrome c3 family protein; translated protein: MKKRSLAALAVTVLGMVFVFAVVYAAQQAADEMTMNSKAYDKHKKALVTFTHKKHNVDYKISCADCHHVYECGKNVWKEGNDVQKCDVCHSQAKAPTGKDAPKLSKKEKIAKYHYSAIHENCVGCHKDLKKAGKPTGPTACKQCHPQKPS